The Thermococcus bergensis genome contains a region encoding:
- the tnpA gene encoding IS200/IS605 family transposase, whose product MKPESPRIKRTRHAKHFITYHFVWIPKYRRDILTGKVVERLKEMFKEYSEEIGCEVIALEVMPDHVHVFLQAKPNLSPAQIVNHLKGKTARKLLQEFPELRSKTTHGRLWSRSYFVASVGYITDEIVKHYVETQWERELKRRGA is encoded by the coding sequence ATGAAACCCGAATCACCAAGAATCAAAAGAACAAGACACGCAAAACACTTCATAACCTACCATTTCGTCTGGATACCAAAATACCGGAGAGACATTCTCACCGGAAAAGTCGTCGAGAGACTCAAAGAAATGTTCAAAGAATACTCGGAAGAAATCGGGTGCGAGGTTATTGCCCTCGAAGTAATGCCCGACCACGTTCACGTCTTCCTTCAGGCAAAGCCCAACCTCTCGCCAGCCCAAATAGTGAACCACTTGAAAGGCAAAACCGCCAGAAAACTCCTCCAAGAGTTTCCAGAACTGAGGAGCAAGACGACACACGGTAGGTTATGGTCTCGCTCCTATTTCGTCGCCTCAGTCGGCTACATAACGGACGAGATTGTGAAGCACTACGTTGAAACCCAATGGGAGCGTGAGTTGAAACGAAGAGGAGCGTAA
- a CDS encoding glucose-1-phosphate thymidylyltransferase, with product MKALILSGGHGTRLRPLTYSQQKQLIPVANKPVLFYAIEDVIEAGIHDIGIIIGPNKEQVIETVKSVDWDANIEFIYQGEPKGLAHAILVARDYLGDDDFVMYLGDNILREGIIEHLRHFKEGNFDASILLCEVPNPQQFGVAELSEDRKTIKRLVEKPKIPPSNLALVGIYFFKPIIHEAVKHLKPSWRDELEITDAIQWLIDHGYRVGWTKVTGWWKDTGKPEDILDANRLILDDIETNIKVETKARIHGRVIIEDGSQIDENTVIKGPVVIGKNVVIKNSYIGPYTSIGDNVVIENTEIEDSIILPESEIRNAGRIVESLIGRRVKILKGNNHPFGRKLVVGDNSQIIL from the coding sequence ATGAAAGCCCTGATTTTGTCTGGCGGTCATGGTACAAGGTTGAGGCCTTTAACTTACTCACAACAGAAGCAACTCATACCAGTTGCTAATAAGCCAGTCCTCTTCTACGCTATTGAGGACGTTATCGAAGCAGGAATTCACGACATTGGGATAATAATTGGGCCAAACAAGGAGCAGGTTATTGAAACTGTGAAAAGTGTCGACTGGGATGCCAATATTGAGTTCATCTATCAAGGCGAGCCAAAGGGATTAGCTCATGCTATACTTGTGGCGAGAGATTATCTTGGCGACGATGATTTCGTTATGTACTTGGGTGATAACATCCTTAGAGAGGGAATTATTGAACACTTAAGACACTTTAAAGAGGGCAACTTCGATGCGAGCATTCTTCTCTGTGAAGTTCCAAACCCCCAACAGTTTGGTGTTGCCGAGTTGAGCGAGGACAGAAAGACTATTAAACGTCTGGTCGAGAAGCCCAAAATCCCTCCGAGCAATTTGGCTTTAGTGGGGATTTACTTCTTTAAGCCTATCATCCATGAAGCCGTGAAGCACTTGAAGCCCTCTTGGCGTGATGAGCTTGAGATTACGGACGCTATCCAATGGCTAATTGACCACGGCTATAGAGTCGGCTGGACAAAGGTCACCGGTTGGTGGAAGGACACCGGAAAGCCCGAAGATATTTTGGACGCAAATAGGTTAATATTAGACGATATAGAGACAAACATTAAAGTGGAAACCAAAGCAAGGATACACGGAAGGGTAATAATTGAGGACGGATCTCAGATTGACGAAAATACTGTCATTAAGGGCCCAGTTGTAATTGGTAAAAACGTCGTGATAAAGAACTCTTACATTGGCCCATACACGAGCATTGGAGACAACGTTGTTATTGAGAACACCGAGATTGAAGATTCTATAATCTTGCCGGAGAGCGAGATCAGAAACGCGGGTAGAATAGTTGAAAGCCTGATTGGAAGAAGAGTGAAAATTCTAAAAGGAAACAACCATCCGTTTGGAAGGAAACTTGTCGTTGGCGACAACTCCCAGATAATCCTCTGA
- a CDS encoding RNA-guided endonuclease InsQ/TnpB family protein translates to MLFELADIGAKVWNQINYLRRQEFFEGKPVDFNRTEKIVYEEFKKEIGSATVQQICRKNAESWRSFFSLLRNKRNGELPEWLKPKPPNYLKDDGKRKPLIVLRNDQYKIEGNRLILKGLGKFKRLEVQFKGKIHLKGKQGRLEITYDTVKRKWYAHISITVEEKLIGGEWIEVPRKPLGDLSAGIDLGVNNLMAVYVENGESFLVNGRPLKSIAFYWRKRIADYQSKLNRSGAKRSRKLKRMHGKAKLQAKHYINTAVRQTVEKLYHLGVSRIVVGYPKGIARNSEKGKRQNFLLSHVWRFNTVIQRLKEVAEEYGIVVQVVNEAFTSKTCPVCGKPHEGARFVRGLFKCPATGLDFNADLIGAFNILKKAVEKITPNLGGLYAQRRGNGGKTLPEGSKTRFNLGLNETPQTSLPMARG, encoded by the coding sequence ATTCTCTTCGAGTTAGCTGACATTGGGGCTAAAGTTTGGAACCAGATAAACTACCTTCGCAGGCAGGAATTCTTCGAGGGTAAACCAGTGGACTTCAACAGGACGGAGAAAATCGTCTATGAAGAATTCAAAAAGGAAATCGGCTCCGCAACAGTCCAGCAAATTTGCAGGAAGAATGCTGAAAGCTGGAGGAGCTTCTTCTCACTCTTAAGGAATAAGCGGAACGGAGAACTGCCCGAGTGGTTGAAGCCGAAGCCACCGAACTACTTGAAAGACGATGGGAAAAGAAAACCTTTAATCGTACTCAGGAACGACCAATACAAGATTGAGGGCAACAGGTTAATTCTCAAAGGCCTCGGCAAGTTCAAACGCCTCGAAGTCCAGTTTAAGGGGAAAATACACCTCAAAGGCAAACAAGGAAGGCTGGAAATAACCTACGATACCGTTAAGCGGAAATGGTATGCCCACATCAGCATTACCGTCGAGGAGAAACTAATTGGAGGCGAGTGGATTGAAGTTCCAAGGAAACCATTGGGCGACCTTTCAGCGGGAATTGATTTGGGAGTGAACAATCTAATGGCGGTCTACGTTGAGAACGGTGAAAGCTTCCTCGTGAACGGCAGGCCATTAAAATCAATAGCCTTTTACTGGCGGAAGAGGATTGCGGATTATCAGTCAAAACTTAACAGGTCGGGAGCGAAGAGAAGTAGAAAACTCAAAAGAATGCACGGGAAGGCTAAACTTCAAGCAAAGCATTACATCAACACGGCAGTAAGACAGACCGTTGAAAAGCTCTACCACCTCGGAGTTTCGAGGATTGTTGTAGGTTACCCGAAGGGGATTGCCAGAAACTCTGAGAAAGGCAAGAGGCAGAACTTCCTCCTCTCCCACGTCTGGCGGTTCAATACTGTGATTCAAAGGCTCAAGGAAGTGGCTGAGGAATATGGCATCGTTGTTCAGGTTGTTAATGAGGCTTTCACCTCAAAAACCTGCCCCGTTTGCGGGAAGCCCCACGAGGGGGCCCGCTTTGTTCGTGGTTTGTTTAAGTGTCCCGCGACGGGGCTTGACTTTAACGCGGATTTGATTGGTGCTTTCAACATTTTAAAGAAGGCTGTGGAAAAGATAACCCCGAATCTGGGCGGCCTTTATGCTCAGAGGAGGGGTAACGGGGGGAAGACCCTCCCCGAGGGGTCGAAGACCCGCTTTAACTTGGGTCTAAATGAAACCCCTCAAACCTCCCTGCCAATGGCGAGGGGTTAA
- a CDS encoding lipopolysaccharide biosynthesis protein: protein MLELLKQEFRNFKSPLYKNSIYISLASLTSAVAGFLFWAIAARLYPAEDVGVASAIVSALNLTFQLSMLGMNFAIIRFYPEYKEKAVSSALLVTGVASVVLSIAYGLLFLLKASPFRAGMQ, encoded by the coding sequence ATGCTTGAGCTTCTAAAACAGGAGTTCAGAAACTTCAAAAGCCCACTTTACAAGAACTCCATATACATCTCTCTGGCATCTTTAACTAGTGCTGTTGCAGGTTTTCTCTTCTGGGCCATCGCTGCAAGGCTTTATCCTGCAGAAGATGTGGGAGTTGCGAGCGCCATCGTTTCGGCTCTTAACCTAACGTTCCAACTCTCAATGTTAGGCATGAACTTTGCGATAATAAGATTTTACCCCGAATATAAGGAGAAAGCAGTAAGTAGTGCCCTCCTAGTAACGGGCGTAGCAAGTGTAGTCCTCTCGATCGCCTATGGATTACTTTTTCTTCTGAAAGCCTCGCCCTTTAGGGCGGGGATGCAGTAA
- a CDS encoding sulfite exporter TauE/SafE family protein, giving the protein MLVVSTVLSLVLRPGWAYVYLLSFMVGLTVRFTSIGARVIVSFTLLNLAKIDPKEVAGGTMAYDLALTGLSFANYAGVGIVDYNLAGALILGTVPGVYIETRANSRINKDVLKSNQHHDSGY; this is encoded by the coding sequence GTGTTGGTTGTCAGCACTGTTCTGAGCCTCGTATTAAGGCCAGGGTGGGCTTATGTCTACCTTTTGAGCTTTATGGTTGGTTTAACTGTTCGGTTCACCTCTATCGGTGCACGCGTTATCGTCAGCTTTACCCTTTTAAATCTCGCAAAGATTGATCCTAAGGAAGTTGCTGGTGGAACGATGGCCTACGACCTTGCTTTAACTGGGTTGAGTTTTGCCAATTACGCAGGGGTAGGAATCGTGGATTACAATCTTGCTGGGGCCTTAATCCTAGGAACTGTTCCAGGAGTTTATATAGAAACACGCGCCAACTCAAGGATCAACAAGGATGTCCTGAAAAGTAATCAACATCATGATTCTGGTTATTGA
- a CDS encoding DUF2206 domain-containing protein, with product MDRKSFVITISVLLGLNSAIIADHLGVHIPLFRQVFGLVALTFLPGYLLLRISNPRLESFSENVFFSVALSISLVMFMGIFANFIYPLLGIEKPITLAPILITFNIFIVVLLFIQQTRARVQLTEKTKLKKIRITKWDLFFLLLPLLSLLSAYWFSFCDDKKGLLVLYLIISLTPLIFIQVKNFNRVFAIWSIAVSLMWSTVFGMSWNYIWGYDISGEYYYAKLVLLNGIWEISIFNAFNTVASVNVLAPIYSLILNTSLISILKIVYPLLFSLVPLILLKAYEYLLKEKVWAELSVLFFIFLFTFFTEMMALARQMIAEIYLALIIYAIVTKRINLVFLLAFGVSLIVSHYGTAYLSMFALLISYILTYLFKIPEKNKVITRYFVAIFWVVTILWYQGIGGGFQFKNLVWIGRSTWFMLEEIFDVRYSQGLALIVEETTLARELAKWINVLAQGMITLGILVTSLEVIKGKVKSLEFYMLSLVFFGYDVAGLVVPFFANRLNATRLYQITLFFLAPYFIIGFITVLNNIFQKFVNYFSHYAHANNYMLKALAVFISVYFLFNSGFMVEITNDPQPALWLDPVHSPRWSTQEVLCAKWIQNHRTSETVVYLGNFKFPLFLGLGVERKSFGRDVEVSLQKSYVFLGRESVKTGEVESFYYDIGGIQRHEFLSLRSTKLWSQLFEFEKVYANDNTWTYFVSTLSE from the coding sequence ATGGACAGGAAGTCATTTGTAATCACAATTTCAGTTTTGCTGGGGTTAAATTCAGCAATAATAGCAGACCACTTAGGTGTTCATATCCCTCTATTCCGGCAGGTCTTCGGGTTAGTCGCCCTGACATTTCTGCCTGGGTATCTCCTTTTAAGAATCTCTAACCCAAGGCTGGAGAGTTTCTCAGAGAACGTGTTTTTCAGCGTTGCTTTGAGTATTTCTCTTGTAATGTTCATGGGGATTTTTGCGAACTTTATATATCCTCTTTTGGGTATTGAGAAACCGATTACACTCGCGCCAATCTTAATTACATTTAATATATTCATAGTAGTGCTTTTGTTCATTCAGCAGACGCGGGCGCGAGTACAATTAACCGAGAAAACTAAACTAAAAAAAATCAGGATAACAAAGTGGGATTTGTTTTTCTTACTCTTACCACTTCTTTCCCTCTTAAGCGCCTATTGGTTCAGTTTTTGTGACGACAAAAAAGGATTATTGGTCCTTTATTTGATCATATCACTTACTCCGTTGATCTTTATTCAGGTGAAGAACTTTAATAGAGTTTTCGCAATATGGTCTATTGCAGTATCTCTCATGTGGTCAACGGTTTTTGGGATGTCTTGGAATTATATCTGGGGATATGATATAAGTGGTGAGTATTATTATGCCAAACTTGTTCTTTTAAATGGGATTTGGGAGATATCGATATTTAACGCATTTAATACTGTCGCGAGTGTTAATGTCTTGGCTCCTATTTATTCCCTGATTTTGAATACTTCCCTAATTTCAATTCTTAAAATTGTTTACCCGCTCCTTTTCTCTCTCGTCCCACTAATACTCTTAAAAGCTTATGAATATCTTTTAAAAGAAAAAGTCTGGGCAGAGCTGTCAGTTTTATTTTTCATTTTTCTTTTTACGTTTTTTACGGAGATGATGGCACTCGCAAGACAAATGATAGCCGAGATTTACCTTGCTCTGATAATCTATGCAATTGTTACCAAGCGAATAAATCTAGTTTTTCTACTAGCTTTTGGTGTATCTCTGATTGTTTCTCACTATGGGACAGCATACTTATCTATGTTTGCCTTACTAATCTCGTATATCTTAACGTATTTATTCAAAATTCCAGAAAAAAATAAAGTAATAACAAGATATTTTGTCGCAATATTTTGGGTGGTTACCATTTTATGGTATCAAGGCATAGGAGGTGGCTTTCAATTTAAAAATCTTGTCTGGATCGGACGATCTACTTGGTTCATGCTTGAAGAAATATTCGATGTTAGGTACTCCCAGGGGCTTGCACTAATTGTAGAGGAGACTACGCTTGCTAGGGAACTCGCAAAATGGATAAATGTATTGGCCCAAGGAATGATCACTTTGGGTATTTTGGTAACAAGTTTAGAGGTAATCAAAGGCAAAGTTAAAAGCCTAGAGTTTTATATGCTTTCTTTAGTATTTTTTGGTTATGATGTTGCAGGTTTAGTTGTACCATTTTTTGCAAACCGGTTGAATGCTACTAGACTCTATCAAATTACGTTGTTTTTCCTGGCCCCATACTTTATCATAGGATTTATAACTGTGTTGAATAATATATTTCAAAAATTTGTTAATTATTTCTCCCATTATGCCCATGCGAACAACTACATGCTGAAAGCTTTGGCAGTATTCATATCGGTGTATTTTCTTTTTAATTCAGGCTTTATGGTTGAAATCACCAATGATCCTCAACCAGCACTATGGCTGGATCCAGTGCATAGTCCGAGGTGGAGTACTCAAGAGGTTCTTTGTGCTAAGTGGATTCAAAATCATAGAACCTCCGAGACAGTAGTTTACCTAGGAAATTTCAAGTTCCCATTGTTTTTGGGGCTAGGAGTTGAAAGAAAATCGTTTGGACGAGATGTAGAAGTATCTCTCCAAAAATCATACGTTTTTTTAGGTCGAGAGAGCGTGAAAACTGGAGAAGTTGAGTCGTTCTATTATGATATAGGTGGTATTCAGAGACATGAATTTTTATCTTTAAGAAGTACTAAACTTTGGAGCCAACTGTTTGAATTTGAAAAAGTATATGCCAATGATAATACATGGACGTACTTTGTTTCCACTTTATCAGAATGA
- a CDS encoding glycosyltransferase family 2 protein, whose amino-acid sequence MDAPRVSIIILNWNGWKDTIECLESLYRIDYPNYDVIVVDNGSHDDSIQKIKEYAKGKIEVNSKFFKYNPNNKPIKVFEVNENEAKRGKFNRPLYEKFDVDRRMILIKNKKNYGFTGGNNIGMKFALSVLNPDYVLLLNNDTVVEKDFLKKLVKVAESDEKIGIVGPKIYYYDYNGKSNVIDFAGAYLILWRCGEKRHCFRKVDKGQCDKILEVDKVEGSCMLIKSEITTNVGLFDEKFFAYWEETDLCVRAKKEGYKLVYVPKAKIWHKIASSSGGVLSVFYVYHMTRNRFWFLIKNFPQLLKMHLLYVVLWELWLKFGVFVVYHKKPKMFFVYLKGLLDGLSLKS is encoded by the coding sequence ATGGATGCTCCAAGAGTCTCGATAATAATCCTCAACTGGAATGGTTGGAAAGACACGATAGAGTGTTTAGAGTCGCTTTATCGCATTGATTACCCAAATTACGATGTTATTGTTGTTGATAATGGTTCTCATGATGATTCCATTCAAAAGATTAAAGAATATGCCAAGGGGAAGATTGAAGTTAATTCAAAATTCTTCAAATATAATCCCAATAATAAACCCATCAAGGTTTTTGAGGTTAACGAAAATGAAGCCAAGCGAGGAAAGTTTAATAGACCTTTATATGAAAAGTTTGACGTTGATAGAAGAATGATTCTGATTAAAAACAAGAAAAATTATGGCTTTACCGGCGGTAATAACATCGGAATGAAATTCGCTTTAAGTGTTTTAAATCCTGATTACGTGTTGCTTTTGAATAACGATACAGTTGTTGAAAAGGATTTCTTAAAAAAACTTGTTAAAGTTGCCGAGAGTGACGAAAAAATTGGGATTGTAGGACCGAAGATATACTATTATGATTATAATGGAAAAAGCAATGTGATAGACTTTGCAGGGGCCTATTTAATTCTTTGGAGATGTGGAGAAAAAAGGCATTGTTTTCGAAAAGTTGACAAAGGCCAGTGTGATAAAATTCTAGAAGTTGATAAAGTCGAAGGTTCTTGCATGTTAATAAAGAGTGAGATTACAACCAACGTCGGACTTTTTGACGAAAAATTTTTTGCCTATTGGGAAGAAACAGATTTATGCGTTAGAGCAAAAAAAGAAGGATACAAATTAGTTTATGTTCCAAAAGCAAAAATTTGGCACAAAATAGCATCTTCGAGTGGAGGGGTATTAAGTGTATTTTACGTTTATCATATGACGAGAAATAGATTTTGGTTCTTAATAAAAAACTTTCCTCAACTCCTCAAGATGCATCTTCTTTATGTTGTTCTTTGGGAGCTATGGCTTAAGTTTGGAGTCTTTGTTGTTTATCATAAGAAGCCAAAAATGTTCTTTGTATATCTAAAAGGCCTACTTGATGGACTAAGTCTGAAAAGCTGA
- the rfbB gene encoding dTDP-glucose 4,6-dehydratase: MRLLVTGGAGFIGSNFIRYILEKHKDWEVINLDKLSYGSNLANLKDIENDPRYTFVKGDITDFELVKEFVKKVDAIVNFAAESHVDRSISSPEHFLNSNVIGVYTILEAIRKENPKVRLVHVSTDEVYGDIMKGSFREDDALRPSSPYSASKAAGDMLVLGWARTYDLKASITRCTNNYGPYQFPEKLIPKTIIRASMGLKIPIYGSGQNIRDWIYVEDHVRAVEAVLLKGEPREIYNISAGEEKTNLEVVKMILKLMGKDEELIEFVEDRPGHDLRYSLDSWKITRDLKWRPKVSFEEGIKKTVKWYLNNEWWWRPLVDERILHPTPWKLRW, from the coding sequence ATGAGACTTTTGGTAACTGGTGGTGCAGGGTTTATAGGGAGCAACTTCATTCGCTATATTTTAGAGAAGCACAAGGACTGGGAAGTAATAAATCTCGACAAACTTAGTTATGGGTCAAATCTTGCTAATCTGAAAGACATTGAAAATGACCCCCGCTACACCTTCGTTAAGGGAGATATAACTGACTTTGAACTTGTAAAGGAGTTCGTCAAAAAGGTAGATGCCATTGTTAACTTCGCAGCCGAGAGTCATGTAGACAGGAGCATCTCCAGCCCGGAACACTTTCTAAACAGTAATGTGATAGGAGTCTACACGATTCTTGAAGCTATTAGGAAAGAAAACCCAAAAGTTAGGCTTGTCCACGTAAGCACTGACGAAGTTTATGGGGATATAATGAAAGGCTCTTTTAGAGAGGATGACGCATTGAGACCCTCCTCCCCCTACTCAGCAAGTAAAGCAGCCGGTGACATGCTTGTCCTCGGCTGGGCCAGAACTTATGACCTTAAAGCCTCCATAACGAGATGTACAAACAACTACGGCCCCTATCAGTTTCCTGAAAAACTCATCCCTAAGACAATAATAAGGGCCAGTATGGGGCTCAAGATACCGATCTATGGAAGTGGACAGAACATTAGGGACTGGATTTACGTTGAAGATCACGTGAGAGCTGTTGAGGCAGTTCTACTCAAGGGTGAGCCGAGAGAGATATACAATATTTCGGCCGGGGAAGAGAAGACCAATCTTGAAGTGGTGAAGATGATATTAAAGCTCATGGGAAAGGACGAGGAGTTGATAGAGTTCGTTGAAGATAGGCCTGGTCACGATTTAAGGTACTCTCTCGACTCTTGGAAGATAACGAGAGACTTGAAGTGGCGTCCAAAGGTCAGCTTTGAAGAAGGAATTAAGAAGACTGTTAAGTGGTATTTGAACAACGAGTGGTGGTGGAGGCCTCTAGTTGATGAGAGAATCCTTCATCCGACGCCGTGGAAGCTGAGGTGGTAG
- the rfbC gene encoding dTDP-4-dehydrorhamnose 3,5-epimerase has translation MPFEFKRLEIPDVILIKPKIFEDERGFFMETYKKEDFEKVGIKGEFIQDNHSKSKYGVLRGLHFQREPYAQAKIVRCIRGVIYDVAVDLRKDSPTFGKWVGVILSEHNKWQLYIPRGFAHGFVVLSDIAEVVYKVDNIYAPNHEGGIIWNDPDISIEWPIDDPIISEKDMKWPTLKEAIKREWVF, from the coding sequence GTGCCGTTCGAGTTTAAAAGACTGGAAATCCCAGATGTGATTTTAATTAAGCCTAAAATCTTCGAGGACGAAAGAGGCTTCTTCATGGAGACGTACAAGAAGGAAGACTTTGAAAAGGTGGGCATAAAAGGGGAGTTCATCCAAGATAACCACTCAAAGTCTAAGTATGGGGTCCTCAGGGGATTGCACTTCCAGAGAGAGCCTTATGCCCAGGCGAAGATCGTGAGATGCATTAGAGGAGTAATCTATGACGTTGCCGTGGATTTGAGAAAAGACTCTCCGACTTTTGGAAAATGGGTCGGCGTTATCCTCTCAGAACACAACAAGTGGCAGCTCTACATTCCGAGAGGCTTTGCCCACGGCTTTGTGGTGTTAAGCGACATTGCTGAAGTCGTTTATAAGGTTGACAATATTTATGCTCCCAATCATGAGGGAGGTATAATATGGAATGATCCAGATATAAGCATAGAGTGGCCAATTGATGATCCAATAATCTCGGAGAAGGACATGAAGTGGCCGACGCTGAAGGAGGCGATAAAAAGGGAATGGGTCTTTTGA
- a CDS encoding polysaccharide biosynthesis-like protein, whose translation MSEASQTLQRIVRGAGIVFVGIVISMFFGFLIRVIIARYFSVEEYGVLNFVLIVLSITLVLNNSRFFTITF comes from the coding sequence ATGAGTGAGGCGAGTCAAACACTGCAGAGGATCGTAAGGGGAGCAGGGATTGTTTTTGTGGGAATAGTTATTTCAATGTTCTTTGGCTTTTTGATTAGAGTTATAATTGCAAGGTATTTTTCTGTTGAAGAGTATGGAGTACTTAATTTTGTGTTAATCGTTCTGAGTATTACCTTAGTTTTGAATAACTCTAGGTTTTTTACAATTACATTCTGA
- the rfbD gene encoding dTDP-4-dehydrorhamnose reductase, with protein MRVAIIGANGQLGSDLVEVFGKDSSFEVIPLTHADLDVTVPETLEILKELKPDVIINTAAYVRVDDAELYPEKAFQVNAIGALNVARVASEIDAVNVYISTDYVFDGTKGEPYTEEDIPNPLNVYGLSKYAGEIFTRNYSKRYYIIRVASLYGKAGARGKGGNFVEFMIQKAKNKEELRVVDDMFMSPTYTKDVARTLKKFLELMPGFGVYHMVNEGFCSWYEFTKAIFEILGWEVDVKPIKSEELKRLAKRPQFSALKNEKLRRLNLKMRSWKEALVDYLKGS; from the coding sequence ATGAGAGTAGCTATAATCGGGGCGAACGGACAGCTAGGAAGTGATCTAGTCGAAGTGTTTGGGAAAGATTCTTCTTTTGAAGTGATACCTTTAACTCATGCCGACCTTGACGTTACTGTTCCCGAAACTTTGGAGATTTTGAAAGAGCTCAAGCCAGATGTGATCATCAACACCGCAGCCTATGTTAGAGTTGATGACGCTGAACTTTACCCCGAAAAGGCATTCCAAGTTAATGCAATTGGGGCTCTTAACGTTGCAAGGGTCGCCAGCGAAATAGATGCAGTTAATGTTTACATCAGCACGGATTATGTTTTTGATGGAACCAAAGGAGAGCCCTACACAGAGGAGGATATTCCAAACCCACTTAATGTTTATGGTCTGAGCAAGTACGCCGGCGAGATCTTCACTAGGAACTACTCCAAAAGATACTATATTATCAGGGTAGCGAGCTTGTATGGAAAGGCCGGTGCGAGAGGAAAAGGCGGTAACTTCGTCGAGTTCATGATTCAAAAAGCTAAGAACAAAGAAGAACTCAGGGTTGTTGATGACATGTTCATGAGCCCGACTTATACAAAAGACGTTGCAAGGACTTTGAAGAAGTTTTTGGAACTAATGCCGGGGTTTGGAGTCTACCACATGGTGAATGAAGGTTTCTGCTCTTGGTATGAGTTTACTAAGGCGATATTTGAAATTCTGGGCTGGGAAGTTGACGTTAAACCAATAAAGTCTGAAGAGCTTAAGAGACTCGCAAAAAGGCCTCAATTTTCGGCTCTGAAGAACGAGAAGTTGAGGAGGCTTAATCTGAAGATGAGGTCATGGAAAGAAGCATTGGTAGATTATTTGAAGGGAAGTTAA
- a CDS encoding lipopolysaccharide biosynthesis protein produces MLNSESFKEFGWDFLGLFVLFSVIGTFYNVLSTYAIARRQAEHAFLQNLLFAGRFVFLVFLTSLGVLGIISSFGLGLILAVGYAVVMVGIPTIKIDREFIREAFNFSVGNYLANIANIAPNYLMPTLVLNMLGKEEAAYFYMAFSIGNLILFVPNAINTSFFVEGSHGLKNMRRTLKKAITFSYAYLIAAIIGVWSFGGYVLRFFGEGYVGGLPLLRLMAFGGFLVVLVNFALTVLNIQKKVKDIVAINTLKAVLFLGLSYLLVPKMGIMGVGLGWIGAYLGVIGALGVIIRKEV; encoded by the coding sequence ATGCTTAATTCGGAGTCATTTAAGGAGTTTGGGTGGGATTTTCTGGGACTTTTTGTGCTGTTTTCAGTTATCGGAACGTTTTATAACGTCTTATCCACATATGCAATAGCCCGGAGGCAAGCCGAGCATGCTTTTTTGCAGAACCTTCTATTCGCAGGGAGGTTTGTATTTCTGGTGTTTTTAACCTCGCTGGGAGTACTTGGCATAATCTCATCCTTTGGGTTAGGGCTTATTCTCGCCGTGGGATACGCCGTTGTTATGGTGGGTATCCCGACGATAAAGATAGATAGGGAGTTCATCAGGGAGGCCTTTAACTTTTCAGTGGGCAATTACTTGGCCAACATAGCGAATATCGCTCCCAACTACCTCATGCCGACACTGGTCTTGAACATGTTGGGAAAAGAGGAAGCGGCTTACTTTTACATGGCGTTTTCAATAGGAAACCTCATCTTGTTTGTGCCAAACGCGATAAACACTTCCTTCTTCGTTGAGGGAAGCCATGGGCTTAAAAACATGAGAAGGACTCTAAAGAAGGCAATAACTTTCAGTTATGCATACTTGATTGCTGCTATCATTGGAGTGTGGAGTTTTGGAGGTTATGTTTTAAGGTTCTTTGGTGAGGGATACGTTGGAGGGCTGCCTTTGTTGAGGCTTATGGCTTTCGGGGGGTTCCTTGTTGTGCTCGTGAACTTTGCCCTAACGGTGCTGAACATCCAAAAGAAGGTGAAGGATATAGTGGCAATAAATACGCTAAAAGCCGTGTTATTCTTGGGGCTGAGTTATTTACTGGTGCCGAAGATGGGAATTATGGGAGTAGGCTTGGGCTGGATTGGAGCTTATTTAGGGGTTATCGGAGCTTTAGGAGTGATTATTAGAAAAGAAGTTTAA